Proteins found in one Xenopus laevis strain J_2021 chromosome 1L, Xenopus_laevis_v10.1, whole genome shotgun sequence genomic segment:
- the npy2r.L gene encoding neuropeptide Y receptor type 1, with the protein MNFSTYFENLSIPNNISGNVTFPMSEDCALPLPIVLTLALAYGAVIILGLSGNLALIIIILKQKEMRNVTNILIVNLSFSDLLATIMCLPFTLIYTLMDHWIFGEVMCKLNEYIQCVSVTVSIFSLVLIAIERHQLIINPRGWRPNNRHACFGISVIWGVAMACSSPLMMYSVLTDEPFKNISLDSYIGKYVCLEDFPEDNFRLSYTTLLFILQYLGPLCFIFVCYTKIFLRLKRRNNMMDKIRDNKYRSSETKRINIMLLSIVVGFALCWLPFFIFNLVFDWNHEAIATCNHNLLFLICHLTAMISTCVNPIFYGFLNKNFQRDLQFFFNFCDFRSREDDYETIAMSTMHTDVSKTSLKQASPIA; encoded by the exons ATGAATTTCTCTACTTATTTTGAAAATCTGTCAATTCCTAACAACATTTCAGGTAATGTTACATTTCCAATGTCAGAAGACTGTGCTTTGCCACTGCCTATAGTTTTAACTCTTGCGCTTGCCTATGGGGCTGTGATAATTCTTGGACTTTCTGGAAATTTGGCACTAATAATCATcattttaaagcagaaggaaatgcGAAATGTCACCAACATCCTCATTGTGAACCTTTCCTTTTCGGATCTGTTAGCAACAATCATGTGCCTCCCGTTCACACTGATTTACACTCTTATGGACCACTGGATCTTTGGGGAAGTCATGTGCAAGCTAAATGAGTACATACAGTGTGTTTCAGTGACCGTTTCCATTTTTTCACTGGTTCTTATTGCTATTGAACGCCATCAATTGATAATAAATCCTCGTGGGTGGAGACCTAATAACAGACATGCCTGCTTTGGAATAAGTGTAATATGGGGTGTAGCTATGGCTTGCTCTTCACCTTTAATGATGTACAGTGTTTTAACCGATGAACCATTCAAAAACATAAGCCTTGACTCCTACATAGGAAAATACGTTTGCCTGGAAGATTTCCCGGAGGACAATTTCAGACTTTCTTATACAACGTTGCTCTTTATCCTACAGTATCTTGGGCCACTTTGTTTCATTTTTGTCTGCTAcacaaag ataTTCCTACGATTAAAAAGACGAAACAATATGATGGACAAGATAAGAGACAACAAGTACCGTTCCAGTGAAACAAAAAGAATTAACATCATGCTCTTATCCATCGTGGTGGGATTTGCTCTTTGTTGGCTGCCGTTCTTCATCTTTAATTTGGTGTTTGATTGGAATCATGAAGCAATTGCAACCTGCAACCACAACTTATTGTTTTTGATTTGCCACCTCACGGCAATGATCTCCACCTGCGTGAACCCcattttttatggtttccttAACAAAAACTTCCAAAGGGATTTACAGTTCTTctttaatttttgtgattttagatCTAGGGAGGATGATTATGAGACAATAGCTATGTCTACCATGCACACTGATGTTTCCAAAACATCTTTGAAACAAGCAAGCCCGAtagcataa